The following are encoded together in the Clostridium sp. TW13 genome:
- a CDS encoding replication initiation protein codes for MDKQYLVTKSNYFIMNSSYDLSLEEQKLILTLASMVQPTDEEFKPYVFKISEFMELLGVDTKTKYTEIPKITKELMKKVFEIHEGNSILQVAWLSSARYEKGSGKVTLKFSPDLKPYMLKLNNMFTQYKLANILNMKSKYSPRIYEILKCNEFKQQGYIELEVEELRKLLKTDGIYTRYNDFKKKVIQQSQKELKKLSDIDFDFDEIKTGKKITSIKFYIRENSHDGRALNKTNKSNKSNKTKNTYDEISATVVPYEDVSDDMGIKKVQDMLKGHRVGPKSAKAIYENAKGDIRQIKKVYEYSKTQKIKSLVGFMKAMVVPGALEESIGMPRQLSFNNFSQRAYDGSDGGMTFDELEKKLLGWDE; via the coding sequence ATGGATAAGCAGTATCTAGTAACTAAGTCTAATTATTTTATTATGAACTCTAGCTATGACCTAAGTTTAGAGGAACAAAAACTTATACTTACTCTAGCTAGTATGGTTCAACCAACAGATGAAGAGTTTAAACCTTATGTTTTCAAGATTTCTGAGTTCATGGAGCTTTTAGGGGTTGATACGAAAACAAAATATACTGAAATTCCTAAGATCACTAAGGAACTTATGAAGAAGGTTTTTGAAATTCATGAAGGTAATTCAATACTTCAGGTGGCTTGGTTAAGCAGTGCTAGATATGAAAAGGGATCTGGAAAGGTTACTTTAAAGTTTAGTCCAGACTTAAAACCCTATATGCTAAAGCTTAACAACATGTTTACCCAATATAAATTGGCCAATATCTTAAACATGAAAAGTAAGTATTCACCTAGAATATATGAGATTTTAAAGTGTAATGAATTTAAACAGCAGGGATATATTGAACTTGAAGTTGAGGAGCTTAGAAAGCTTCTAAAGACAGACGGGATATATACTAGATATAATGACTTTAAGAAGAAAGTTATTCAGCAATCACAAAAGGAACTTAAAAAGCTAAGTGATATAGATTTCGATTTTGATGAGATAAAGACAGGAAAAAAGATAACCAGCATAAAGTTTTATATACGTGAAAACAGTCATGATGGAAGAGCTTTAAACAAAACCAACAAATCTAATAAGTCCAACAAAACTAAAAATACCTATGATGAAATATCAGCCACAGTGGTGCCTTATGAAGATGTTAGTGATGATATGGGCATAAAGAAAGTCCAAGACATGCTAAAGGGACATAGAGTTGGTCCAAAGAGTGCTAAGGCCATTTATGAAAACGCTAAAGGTGATATAAGGCAAATAAAAAAGGTTTATGAATATAGCAAAACTCAAAAGATAAAAAGCCTAGTAGGGTTTATGAAGGCTATGGTTGTCCCAGGAGCTCTTGAAGAAAGCATAGGTATGCCAAGACAACTTTCCTTTAATAACTTCTCTCAAAGGGCCTATGACGGTTCTGATGGGGGTATGACCTTTGATGAACTTGAAAAGAAATTATTAGGCTGGGATGAGTAA